The sequence below is a genomic window from Streptomyces sp. NBC_00289.
TCTGCCGGACGCCCGTGACCTGAACGAGTACGTCAAGGCGCTCGACACCCTGTGATTCTTCGGTTCCAAGGCCTGCGTGAGGCGGGAACCCGTCACTAGGATCGAATCGTTGATCCGATATCCGACGCACGGCGGGGCTCCCCGCCCCTGGACATCATTGGAGGACTCGTGGGAGTCAGCCTCAGCAAGGGCGGCAATGTCTCACTGACCAAGGAGGCCCCGGGCCTGACCGCGGTCATCGTCGGTCTGGGGTGGGACGTCCGCACCACCACCGGCACCGACTTCGACCTCGACGCCAGCGCCATCCTGACGAACGCCGAGGGCAAGGTCAGCAGCGACGCGAACTTCGTGTTCTTCAACAACCTGAAGAGCCCGGACGGCTCGGTCGAGCACACCGGCGACAACATCACCGGTGAGGGCGAGGGCGACGACGAGCAGATCAAGATCAACCTCGCCGGCGTCCCGGCCGACGTGGAGAAGATCGTCTTCCCGGTCTCGATCTACGACGCCGAGAACCGCCAGCAGTCGTTCGGCCAGGTCCGCAACGCGTTCATCCGCGTCGTGAACCAGGCCGGCGAGGCGGAGCTCGCCCGCTACGACCTCTCCGAGGACGCCTCGACGGAGACCGCCATGGTCTTCGGCGAGCTGTACCGGCACGGCGCGGAGTGGAAGTTCCGTGCCATCGGCCAGGGCTACGCCTCGGGCCTGCGCGGCATCGCGCAGGACTTCGGCGTCAACGTCTGAGCCCCCAGGCCGCATCGTCCGGCGCCGCACTGCTCGCGTGCGGCGCCGGACGCGCAGGACAACCCAGGTAGGTACCGTCTCGGGGAGGGACCAGCAGCATGGGCGTCACGCTTGCCAAGGGAGGCAATGTCTCCCTGTCCAAGGCCGCTCCGAACCTCACACAGGTGTTGGTCGGGCTCGGCTGGGACGCGCGCTCCACCACCGGAGCCGCTTTCGACCTCGACGCCAGCGCACTGCTGTGCAACGGCGGGCGGGTGCTGGGGGACGAGTGGTTCGTCTTCTACAACCAGCTCAAGAGCCCGGACGGCTCGGTGGAGCACACCGGCGACAACCTCACCGGCGAGGGCGAGGGCGACGACGAATCGCTCCTGGTCGACCTCGTCAAGGTGCCGGCCCACTGCGACAAGATCGTCTTCCCCGTCTCCATTCACGACGCGGACGCGCGGGGTCAGACGTTCGGCCAGGTCAGCAACGCCTTCATCCGGGTCGTCAACCAGGCCGACGGCCAGGAACTCGCGCGCTACGACCTGAGCGAGGACGCCTCCACCGAAACCGCCATGATCTTCGGCGAGCTCTACCGCTATCAGGGCGAGTGGAAGTTCCGGGCCGTAGGGCAGGGGTACGCGTCAGGGCTGCGAGGCATCGCTCTAGACTTCGGAGTCAACGTTTCGTAAAGCCGAGTACGGCGCGGGGGAGACCCGTACCTACACGATTGGGTAGCCAGTGCTTCTGAAAACCTTCGGCTGGTCGTTCGCGGTCACCGCGCTCGGCCTGGTCGCAGCGGTCTTCTACGGGGGGTGGGAGGCATTCGGCAT
It includes:
- a CDS encoding TerD family protein → MGVTLAKGGNVSLSKAAPNLTQVLVGLGWDARSTTGAAFDLDASALLCNGGRVLGDEWFVFYNQLKSPDGSVEHTGDNLTGEGEGDDESLLVDLVKVPAHCDKIVFPVSIHDADARGQTFGQVSNAFIRVVNQADGQELARYDLSEDASTETAMIFGELYRYQGEWKFRAVGQGYASGLRGIALDFGVNVS
- a CDS encoding calcium homeostasis/redox stress adaptation protein — translated: MGVSLSKGGNVSLTKEAPGLTAVIVGLGWDVRTTTGTDFDLDASAILTNAEGKVSSDANFVFFNNLKSPDGSVEHTGDNITGEGEGDDEQIKINLAGVPADVEKIVFPVSIYDAENRQQSFGQVRNAFIRVVNQAGEAELARYDLSEDASTETAMVFGELYRHGAEWKFRAIGQGYASGLRGIAQDFGVNV